Part of the Vespa velutina chromosome 7, iVesVel2.1, whole genome shotgun sequence genome, TGCATATTTAGTCTTCTATAGTTGAGATCTGAAAATAATGTTTAGtcatgttatataatttatatgaatgtTTGTTGtgttttaattttctacaAGATATGCTGTTTTCAATAGTTTATTTctgatgatattaatatcaagCAAATATGTAATTAGTTTTCTAAGTACTACTGATATTTCGGTAAAGGAAgacttttccttattttctcaACATATAGATTGCATGCAGTATCTGCAAAGtatcacgtatatatgtatttcaatgTCAAGTATCGAGTGGAAGTTTGCTTTAAGTATAAAGTTATTGAAATTAACGTCTGCCAATGCATTTATCGTAACAATAAACGCTCCCTTTTGTAAagcaatttattaaaagaaaattattcaattaccGTACTATGGACTAGTGATGAAATAAACACTTCTATGAGCAATATGAAACGTTTAAACAAATTGCgctttatatacataaggTAGCAAAAAAGGAGATAGTAAACGaactgataaaatatatattttcaagtcaagtataataatgtaattacaGATAAGATTACATATATCTGTTGGTTGttctaaaatttttcaacgacAGATTacaatgaaaagagaaagagagagaagggtagagggaattaaatattcttttaatactatttctaaattaaaaaatatattttatagaattaatattacacATACGTAATTGTAGTCTCTTTCGCGGAAATACAGATGGCAATATTAGCTGTACgtaattatattcgataaaagacAATTTCACTCCATTGTAATAGTTTGAAGTGAAAAGGCCGTTTCATATTTCtgtaaacatttaaaaagcATAATTGGAATGTCGGTCCaacattaatattcattaactCCACAATTATTAGTATAACTTGTGCACCTTCGTTGAATGCTATTGTAAACAAAgctatttaaacaataatggAACCATTGAAATTTGATTTCGGTGCTATTTGCCACATTAATGGATTGAaacattcattattatttcggaTGAATCCCCCAGCATATCTTTGCAATAATTTTGGATCCAAAAGATCTTCGTATAtcggaaataaatttatagcaACATCTTCGGGAAGTGGTGGTTTATCGATAAACGATTCCAAGGTATTAGTTGATACAGTATGTTGAAATTTACACTAG contains:
- the LOC124950469 gene encoding uncharacterized protein LOC124950469; translation: MEPLKFDFGAICHINGLKHSLLFRMNPPAYLCNNFGSKRSSYIGNKFIATSSGSGGLSINDSKNRIYKKQLEGQLYKDQGLEFYTESIYCKVGKNQKSLIKDILQ